One part of the Pseudomonas leptonychotis genome encodes these proteins:
- a CDS encoding hydroxymethylglutaryl-CoA lyase produces the protein MNLPKQVRLVEVGPRDGLQNEKQPISVADKVRLVDDLSAAGLGYIEVGSFVSPKWVPQMAGSAEVFAQIQQQPGITYAALAPNLRGFEAALEAGVKEVAVFAAASEAFSQKNINCSIAESLERFVPLMDAAKQHGVRVRGYVSCVLSCPYDGSVPPEQVASVARELYKMGCYEVSLGDTIGAGTAGATRHLFNVVGREVPRNLLAGHFHDTYGQALTNIYASLQEGINVFDSSVAGLGGCPYAKGATGNVATEDVLYLLNGLGIATGIDMDKLIDAGQRICTVLDKANGSRVARAKLASQ, from the coding sequence ATGAACCTACCCAAACAAGTGCGCCTGGTCGAAGTCGGCCCGCGCGACGGTTTGCAGAACGAGAAACAACCGATCAGCGTCGCCGACAAAGTGCGCTTGGTCGATGACCTGTCCGCCGCTGGGCTGGGTTATATCGAAGTCGGTAGCTTCGTCTCGCCCAAGTGGGTGCCGCAGATGGCCGGCAGCGCCGAAGTGTTTGCGCAGATCCAACAGCAACCCGGCATTACCTACGCAGCCCTCGCCCCCAATCTGCGAGGCTTTGAGGCCGCGCTTGAGGCCGGGGTAAAAGAAGTCGCCGTATTTGCTGCTGCTTCTGAGGCCTTCTCGCAAAAGAACATCAACTGCTCAATCGCCGAAAGCCTTGAACGTTTTGTGCCGCTAATGGACGCGGCCAAGCAGCACGGTGTGCGCGTGCGTGGCTATGTCTCTTGCGTACTGAGTTGCCCCTATGACGGCAGCGTGCCGCCCGAGCAGGTCGCCAGCGTAGCTCGCGAGCTGTACAAGATGGGTTGCTACGAAGTCTCGCTGGGCGACACCATCGGTGCCGGCACCGCAGGTGCAACCCGTCACCTATTTAACGTGGTTGGCCGTGAAGTACCACGCAACTTGCTGGCCGGGCATTTCCACGACACCTACGGCCAGGCCCTGACCAATATTTACGCCAGCCTGCAGGAAGGCATCAACGTATTCGACAGTTCGGTCGCCGGTTTGGGCGGTTGCCCTTACGCCAAAGGCGCAACTGGTAACGTCGCCACTGAAGATGTGTTGTATCTGCTCAATGGCTTGGGCATCGCCACTGGCATTGATATGGACAAGCTGATCGACGCTGGCCAGCGTATTTGCACGGTGCTGGACAAAGCCAACGGCTCGCGAGTGGCACGGGCCAAACTGGCCAGCCAATAA